Genomic segment of Rhodococcus rhodochrous:
TCGAGATCAACAACCGCGGAAAGCGCGCTGTCGCACTGGACATCGCCCACCCCGAGGGGCGTGAGGTGCTCATGAAGCTCGTCGAATCCGCCGACGTCTTCATGACGAACTTCCTGCCCGACGCGCGCGCCAAGCTGGGTATCGACGTAGACGACATCTTCGCGCGCAATCCGCGGATCGTGTACGCCCGCGGCACCGCTCAAGGTGTGGCCGGCCCGGACAGCGACAAGGGCGGTTTCGACGGCATCACCTACTGGGCGCGCTCGGGTGCGGCCGGATCCATCGCCCCGGACGATCTGGACTGGCCTGCCAACATGCCCGGTCCGGCCTTCGGCGACTCCCAGAGCGGCATGGCCCTGGCCGGCGGCATCGCGGCGGGTCTGCTCCACCGCGAACGCACCGGTGAGGGCATCGTCGTCGACACGTCGCTGTTCTCGGTCGGCGCCTGGGCGATGCAGGCGACCATCGCGGGTTGCCAGATGATCGGTGCCGACGAACTGCCGTACCCCGACCGCTACAACCCGGTCAATCCCGTCTCGAACATCTACCGCACCAGCGACGGGCGCTACATCCATCTCGCGCTGCTGCAGAGTCAGAAGTTCTGGCCCGGCCTCTGCGAGGCGATCGGCCTGTCCCACCTGATCGACGACCCGCGGTTCGCGACGTTCGAGGACCGCGCCCGCAATTCCCGTGAGTGTACGGCGATCCTGACGGAGATCTTCGAGCAGCGCACCCTTGCGGAGTGGACCGACATCCTGGGCAAGCAGGAAGGGCAATGGGACGTCTTCCGCAAGCCGATCGACGTGCTGTCCGATCCGCAGGCCCTGGCCAACGGCTTCGTCCGCACCGTCGAATACGAGGACGGGCGGACCCTGGACATGGTGACGGCACCGACCTCCTTCGGCGGGGAGGCCCCGACACTGACGCGAGCCCCGCACCACGGCGAGCATACCGACGAGGTGCTGCTCGAGCACGGTCTGGATTGGGACCGCATCGTCGAACTCAAGATCTCCGGCGCGATCAAGTAACCCCTTCCGGGCGATCACAGAATCTTTCCCGGCTGCGACCGGACGTCGCCGCCCTTCCAGCGCACGTGCGCACCCGAATTTCCACTTCCCGATCTCCACAAGGAGGAGTTCTCGTGTACGACCTTCGCGATATCAAGATCATCGATACCGACACCCATGTCGTCGAACCGCCGGACCTGTGGACGTCCCGGATGTCGAAGAAGTGGGGCGATCTCGTTCCCCACGTGCGGTGGGACGAACAGCGTGGCGACGAGGCGTGGTTCGTCTCCGGTACCCGCATGAGCGCCGTCGGTGCGCCCGCGATGGCCGGCTGGCACGAGTACCCGCCGAGCTGCCCGCCGCGCTTCGCCGACACCGATCCGCGTTCGTGGGATCCCGCCAAGCGTCTGGCGCTGATGGACGATTACGGCATCCACGCACAGATCCTGTACCCGAACGTCGCGGTCTTCAGTCAGAAGACGCTGCAGTCCAACGGATCCAACGATCTGCAGCTCGAGTGTGTCCGTGCCTACAACGACTACCTCACCGAGTGGGCCCAGTTCGCACCCGGCCGCTACGTCCCGGTGGGCATCCTGCCCTTCTGGGACATGGAGGCGACCATCGCCGAGGTCGAGCGGGTCGCGGCTGCCGGGCACAAGGGCCTGGTGTTCACGCAGAACCCGGCCGCATTCGGATTGCCGGTACTGACCGACCCGTACTGGGACCGGCTGTGGGCGTCCGCGCAGGAGAAGAAGCTGCCGATCAACTTCCACATCGCCTCCGGCGAGGTCGATCTGAGCGGCTTCGGGCACGAGAGCAACGGTGTGGCGGCCAACTACGGCATGATGGGCATCTCGTTCTTCATGGACAACGCCCGCACGATCTCGCAGCTCATCTTCGGCGGCATCTGCGACCGGTTCCCCGAATTGAAGTTCGTCTCCGTGGAGTCGGGCATCGGCTGGATGCCGTTCGCGCTCGAGGGCATGGACTGGCAGTGGCGGAACAGCGGCGTGCACAAGGAGCACCCGAACTACGAGCTTCTGCCCAGCGAGTACTTCAAGCGGCAGATCTACGGCTGCTTCTGGTTCGAGCAGGATTCGGCGCGCAGCGCGATCGAGCAGCTCGGTGCCGACAACGTGCTCTACGAGACGGACTACCCGCACCCGACCTCGATGTCCCCGGGGCCGGCGAGCGATGCCGTGCGGCCGGACGACTACCTGCGTCGCAACTTCGCGCATCTCTCCGAGGCGGACGCGCGAAAGATCCTGCACGACAACGCTGCGGCGCTCTACAACCTGGACTGACGTCCTCGAGTCCCAGGTGCCGGCCCGTGCCCTCCAGGGGCGGGCCGGCACCGGCGGTTCGCAGCCGGTTCCCGGTCCTCGGCGGGGTGACACGCATCTCTCGCATCACTGGACTGTGACTTAAATCTCCGTTAATATGCGTATGTTCCTAATGGATGCCGAGCGGGTAGCTTCTGCCACCGGCCGCGGACCGACCAACAGCCCGATCGCCCCACACGGGACGATCTCAGCCAGTGGAGTATTCATGTCCCTCTCGGAATTCGAGACCCGCGCCCGCACCTGGGTGACCGACACCCTGGCCCGACTGGCGTTCACCGTCCGCGACGACGAGTACGACGTCTCGGTCTTCCACGATCTCCCCGAAGACGAGGAGCGGGCGCTCCTCGACCGCCACCGCACCTGGCAGCGCGAGAAGTTCGACGCCGGCTACGGTGCGCTCGGATGGCCGATCGAATACGGCGGCACGGAGACCGGAACCGAGGTTGCGGAAGCCTTCGCGCGCATCGAGAACGAACTGTGCCCGCTCCCGCCGCACGAGCTCGTCTCGGTCACCCTGCACCTCATCGCCCCCACCATCAGGCTCCTCGGTACCGACGAACAGAAGCAGCAGTTCCTGCCGAAGATGCTTCGTGGTGAACTTCTTGCGTGCCAACTGTTCTCCGAGCCCGACGCCGGCTCCGACCTCGCGAATCTCGGAACACGCGCGGTGCGGGACGGCGACGACTGGATCGTCTCGGGGCAGAAGGTCTGGACGTCGGGCGCGCAGTTCGCCGAATGGGGCGAACTCATCGCCCGCACCGATCCCGACCAGCCCAAGCACCAGGGCATGACCGCCTTCCTGATTCCTCTCGACGCTCCCGGTGTCGAGATCCGCCCGATCCGGCAGATGTCCGGGGGCAGCAGCTTCAACGAGGTCTTCCTCGACCGGGTCCGCATCCCCGACAGCCTCCGTCTCGGGGAGGTGGGCAAGGGGTGGTCCGTCGCCCTGACCACACTTGCCTTCGAACGCGAAGGCGGGTCCAACACCGCCAATGTCGGCGGGCAGTTCGATCAGCTCGTGGCCACGGCCCGGCGCCTCGGGCGCGACGAGGACCCGCGTGTGCGTGAGCAACTGGCCCGGGTGTACCTGCGCCAGCAACTCGCCGCGGTGGACCTGCTGCGGGACCGCCAGGCTCGCGACGGCGGAGCGGCGCCCTCGGCGATCGGATCCGTCCGCAAGATCCAATGGGTCGACAAGCTCGCCGCGGTCTCCGCTGCGGCACGAACCGTGCTGGGGCGTAACCTCATCGCGGACACCGGCATTCCCGGTACCTACGAATGGAATGCGCACGTTCTCGGCGCCCCCGGTTACAGCATCGCCGGCGGGTCGGATCAGATCCAGCGCAACATCGTCGCGGAACGACTTCTCGGGCTCCCCGCGGAGGCTCGTGCGGACCGTGGCCTGACCTGGCGCGAAGCGCGTAATCGCGTCCACGGTCGGGTCGTCTCCGGAAGCTGAGCATCCCGGCCGTCCCACCGCATCGCCCTTGTGCCTCCCGGCGCACGGTCGCTCGACTCTTCAGAAAATCGAAAGGTCTGCCATGAGATTTCCGTCGCTTCGTCGCTCGATTGCCGGAATCGGCATCGCCGCAGTGACGTTCGCTGCTGCTGCGTGCGGGTCCGGTACCACGGAGGTGTCCGCGGAGGATCTCGGTCCGGCCGGCGACAGCGCCTGGGAGGAGCTGGTCGAGGCCGCGAAGCAGGAAGGCTCGGTCACCTATTTCACCGGGCAACCGACGGACAACCTCCAGGAAGTCGCGGCCCGATTCGAGTCGGTGTACGGCATCGGGGTGGAGATCGTCCGCGACAACGACGCCAACCTCCAGACCAAGCTGGCGGCGGAGGCGGAAACCGGTCGCCACACGGCCGATGTCATCGCCACCGCTTCCCAGCCCTGGGTGGACACACGGCTGACCGAGGACTACTTCGTCCCGGTCACCGGCCCCGCCTTCGACGCCTCCGAGTTCGACCGCGAGAAGTTCCTGCGGGACGACGACCGGATCTTCCTCTCGTCGGCTGCGGTGCTCACCTACGGCTGGAACACCGGCCGGGTCCCGGACGGCATCGACGGATACGAGGACCTGCTCGATCCCTCCCTCGCGGACGGGAAGATCGGTGTGATGCTTCCGGTGTCCTCGGCCATCGTGGACTTCTACGACTTCCTGGGAGACACGGTCTCACCCGACTACGTCGAGAAGCTCGCCGGGCAGAAGCCCCGCACCTACCCGGGCGCCCAGGCGATGGCCCAGGCACTGACCTCCGGTGAGATCGCCGCGGCCCTCTACACCATGCCGCTCACCGCGGAGAAGGAAGCCGGTGCTCCGGTCGACTCCGGTCTGCCCTCGCCGGTCTTCGGTGCCCCCTTCCTCACAGGGGTCCCGGCGACCGCACCGCACCCCAACGCCGCACAGTTGTTCGCAAACTTCCTGGTGACCAAGGCCGGCCAGGAGGCCGTCGCCGACCGCGCCGGCTCCGTGCTGCCCGACATCTCCACGGCGGCGACATCCGCGGACGACATCTGGGTCAACAGCCGGATCGTCACCGCCGACGACACCGAGGCCTTCCGCGCCGAGTTCGCCCAGCTGTTCGGCTCCAGCCAGTAGAACCCACCGCCGCCGGCAGTGCCGCGTCCGGCACCCGGCGAGCCCTCCGGAGACCCGGATCGGTCCCGGACACGAGAGGAAAGAAACATGAAGGTCGGAGAACGTCTCAAGAGCCCCGTGTGCGGTGCCGAAGTCGTGGTCGTCCGAGTCGACGATGCGGTGACCGGACCTCTGTTGTGCGGGGGAGAGCCGATGTCCGCCGATGCCGCACCGGCTTCCGACGCGGCCGCAGGCCAGGGTCTTCTCATCGGCAAGCGATACGAGGGTGGGGGAGTCGAGGTGCTGTGCGTACGTCCCGGCACCGGACCCCTCGCGATCGGCGACGCGGTTCTCGCCGAGAAGCAGGCCCGGCCCCTTCCGTCCTCGGATTGAGCAGATCCAGACGCCGGCAGCAGCTCCCACGGCCGGCATCCCCAGGAAAGGCGACACCATGATTCTCTCGAGCGCGACCGGCGCGGAGGATACGGCGCTCCTCGTCGACACCGTCCGAGCCGCCGTCGGCCGGGCCGACCCGGCCGACGGGCGGACCGATCGGGTCTACCGCGACGGTGCCCTCGACCGCGAACTGTGGTCCGTGCTCGGCCGCGAGATCGGAATCGGCGCTCTCGCCGTCCCCGAGAACCTCGGCGGTCTCGGCACCTCTTTCGCAACCGTGGCAGCCGTTCTCGAAACCCTCGGTGCGGAACTGACCCGGGTCCCCGTCCTCGGCGGTGTCGTCGCCGCCGCGGCTCTCACCCGCTGCACCGAGCACCCCCTCGCCGGGGACCTCCTCGAAGGGATCGCCTCGGGCGCACGAATCGTCGCCACGGTGGTCCCCGGGGACGAGTGCGACGCTCACTCCACCGAGAGCGCCTTCCGCGCGGTCGAGGGAGGATCAGGCGTGACCCTCACGGGCCGAGCCGATTTCGTGCTCGACGGAACTGTGGCGGATACGCTTCTGATCCATGCCGTCGATCGGTACGGAGCCCTGGGTCTCTACGCAGTCGACCGCGTCCATCTGACGGTCGAACCGATGGAGGCCACCGACGCCACCCGAGACCTGGCCCGTGTCCACGCCGAGAACGCCCCGGCCACCCTGCTCACCGACCGGCCCGAACCGGGCCGCGTACGCGATCGGGCTCTCGTCGCGCTGGCCTGCGACAGTCTCGGCGTCGCCCGGGCGTGCCTCGACGCCGCGGTGGCCTACGCGAAGGAACGTGTGCAGTTCGGCCGCCTCATCGGCGAGTTCCAGGCCGTGAAGCACATGCTCGCCGAGGTGGCCGTGGCCGTGGAACTGGCCGACTCCGCTGTGGCACACGCGGTGTGGGCAGTCGAGGAGGGCACCGACGACGAGCTCGCCGAGGCAGCGGCCATCGCGGCGATCGCGTGCGGAGACGCAGCCGGCCTTGCCACGGCGACGAATGTCCAGGTGCACGGAGGCATCGGTTTCACCTGGGAACACACCGCCCATTTGTACTACCGCCGGGCCCTGAGCTCGAGCGTGCTGTGGGGCACCGCCGACGAACACGCACAGCGGCTGTATCGGCTCGCGACCGGCCGCGCAGACCGGGACGGCGGCACCCCGTCCCCTGAACCCGTCCGCGAACCGGCACCCGCCCTGTTCGCCACCGAGCACTGATCTCCGATGGTCGGAAAGTGAGTACACGATGTCCCATGTCTCGATACGCCAGCTGCTGAAGAACTTCGACGGCAAGCCCCCGACGGTGGCCGTGGATCATCTCGACCTCGAGATCGAGGACGGCGAATTCCTGGTACTGCTGGGCCCGTCCGGGTGCGGTAAGACGACGACGCTTCGATGCCTGGCCGGCCTCGAACAGCCTGCGAGCGGCTCCATCACCCTCGGCGACGAGGTGGTCTTCGACGGTGCCCGCCGTGTGAACCTGCCGCCCGACAAGCGCTTCATCGGCATGGTCTTCCAGTCCTACGCGCTGTGGCCGCACATGACCGTCCGCAAGAACATCGCCTACCCGCTCAAGTCCCGCAAGCTCACCGACGCGCTCGCCGACGGCCGGGTCGAGGAGACCGCGGCACTGGTGGACTGCGAACGTCTGCTCGACCGGCTCCCGGCGGAACTGTCCGGTGGGCAGCAGCAGCGCGTCGCTCTGGCACGCGGCCTGGTCTCCCACCCCGATCTCGTCCTGTTCGACGAGCCGCTCAGCAACCTCGATGCGCGCCTGCGCGATCAGGTCCGGGCGGAACTGCACGACCTGCACCAGCGCAAGCCGTTCACGGCGGTGTTCGTGACGCACGACCAGAGCGAAGCCCTCGCGCTGGGCACCCGCATGGCCATCATGCGCGCCGGCCGGATCGTCCAGATCGGGCCGCCGCGCGAGGTCTTCGAGGAGCCGGTCGACGAGTACGTCGCAGGCTTCACCGGTATGTCGAACCGGGTGCCCTGCGAGTACGTCGACGGACGCTGGTACGCGCTGGGCACCGAGATCCACGGCATGCAGCCGCGGGCGGAGGCTTCGGTGGGTTCGTTCGTCCTGCGCCTGCGACCGGAGAAGGTCCGGCTGGTGACCGACGTCGCGGACCTGCTGCCCGGTGAAGCCGGGATGGCCGTGCACATCGACGATGTCGAGTACGGTGGCCTGCACTTCGACGTCATGTGCTCGGTGGTGGGCGACGGATCGGTGCGCCGCCAGCTGCATGCCCGCATCCAGACATTCGACACGGCGCGCATGCCGCGCACGGTGAATCGCGGCGCGACGATGATCTTCGCGTTCGATCCGCTCGACGCGCGCACCTTCGACACCGACGGCACGGCACTGGCAATGCCCCGACAGGCGCTGACCGGCGCTCTGGTGGGGTGAGGCGGACATGGCTGTCATGACGTTGCCGACCGCCGAGGTCGGTGAAGCCCCTCCGAGCGTCCCCCGCGGGCCCGGGAACGACGCGGTGCGGGTCGTCGCGCGCCGCCTCGGCGTCGTCGCCTTCGTGGCGCTGCTCTGCTACCTGGTCGTGCTTCCGGTGGTGCGATTGCAGGCGACGGCCTTCGAGGACGGAGCCGCCGGCTACGACCGTGCCTTCGGTCTGCCCCGTATCGGTCAAATACTCTGGAACACGGTCGGTCTGGCGTTCGGGTCGTTGGTGATCGCGATGGTTCTCGGTACGGCACTGGCGTGGGCGGCGAACCGGCTTCCCCGACGCCTGGCGGTGTTGCAGATCCTGCCGATCCTGCCGATCGTGATTCCGGCCGTCGCCGCGATCGTCGGCTGGGCGTTCCTGCTCTCACCCCGTCCCGGCTACCTCAACGCGATGCTGCGGAACCTGCCGTGGTGGTCGCATCTCGAAGAGGGCCCGATCGACATCTACTCGATCCAGTGGATCGTGATCATCACCGGGTTCTCGCTGAGTTCGTTCGTGTACATGTTCGTCCGCTCGGGTTTCGAGAACATCAACTCGGAGATGATCGAGGCCGCCCAGGTCTCCGGGATGCCGGAATGGAAGGTGTTCTTCAAGATCACCCTGCCCTTGTTGCGTCCCACGCTCATCTACGGCGCGGGCGTCGCGCTCCTGCTCGGGCTCGGGCAGTTCACCGGCCCGCTGTTGCTGGGCACGAACACCGGGGTCAGCGTGCTGACCACGGAGATGTACTTCCAGATCAGCGACTCGCCGGCGCAGTTCGCCACCGCCGCGGCCCTCGGCTCGCCGCTGCTGATCGTGGGGATCGTGGTGGTCTTCGCGCAGAAGGCGATGCTGGGCAATCAGCGTCGCTTCGTCACCCACGGCGGCAAGGCGTTCCGTTCCCAGGGGCGCCCGTCGAAGACCGGTGTGGCGATCATCCTGCTCTTCTCGCTGCTGTCGACGGTACTGCCGCTGCTGGCACTGGTGTTCGTGGCCCTGTCGCGTTACTGGAGTGGCACCGTCAACTTCTCCGCGCTGACCTTCGAGAACTTCCGGACGATCTTCTCCGGCACGGCGGTGCCCGCTGCGGTGGGCAACAGCGTGATGTTCTCCCTGATCGCGATGGCGATCGTCCTGCCGCTCGGCTTCGTCGCCGCGAACCTCATCGTGCGTGGCACGAAGTACCCGGTGCTGCGAGTGGTCACCGACGTGCTCGTGTCCATGCCGTTGGGAGTGCCGGCGGTCATCTTCGGTGCCGCCTTCCTGCTGACCTACACGCAGGGGCCGATCGTCCTCTACGGCACGTCGTGGGTGGTGATCCTGGTGTACGTGACGCTGATGCTGCCGTTCGCGACCCGCATGCAGCTGTCCTCGATGCTCGCCCTCGGCGAGACCTACCTCGAGGCGTCCCGGGTGAGCGGTGCCGGTTTCGTGGCCACCAACGTGAAGATCCTGTTGCCGCTCATGCGCGGCAGCCTCGGCGGGACCGCGGCCCTGTTGTTCGTCCTGCTCACCCACGAGTTCACTGCGTCGCTGCTGGTGCGGGCCTCGCAGACGCAGGTGATGGGCACCATCCTGTTCGAGTACTGGTCCAACGGCGGTTACCCGCTCGTCGCCGCCGTCGCCCTGGTCATGACCGGGGTCACCGCGGTCGGTGTCGCCGCGGCGATGCTGGTGGGCGGAACCGACGCGCTCAGCAAGATGTGACCACACGGATCGAGATGTCATCACCGGGCCCGGCAGCGAGTCGCTCGTTGCCGGGCCCGGTCTCGCCTGCCGCCTCGGCAAGGCCGGGGCCGGCACGAACGGAAGGACGCCAGTTGACGTACAGGACGGCTCCGGATCATCTCCGGGACGCGGGTGTCGTCGTCACGGGAGCCGGTAACGGTATCGGCCGGGCTCTGGCCCACCGCCTCGCGCAGGCCGGCGCCCGTGTCGTGGTCAACGATCTCGACGCCGACGCGTGCGCCCGCGTCGCCGAGGAGATCGGTGGCATCGCAGTACCGGGGGACGCGGCAGGGGAGCAGGGCGTCGCCGAGTTGGTCGCCCGCTCGCTCGCCGCTCTCGGATCCGTGGACGTGTGGTTCGCCAACGCCGGGGTCGAGACGGGAGCGGCCGAGAGCGAGGCGGCATGGCAGCTGTCCTGGGAGGTCAACGTCATGGGGCACGTCCGCGCCGCCCGGGCACTGCTGCCGGAGTGGCTCGAGCGGGGTGCCGGACGGTTCGTGGTGACGGCCTCGGCGGCGGGACTGCTGACCATGCTCGGTTCCCCGGCGTACTCGGTGAGCAAGCACGCTGCCGTCGCCCATGCGGAGTGGCTCTCGGCGACCTACGGGGACAAGGGCGTGATCGTCCAGTGTGTGTGCCCGCAGGGCGTCGCGACGGATCTGCTGCCGACCGACGCTGCGGGCCGGGTGATCTTCGAGAGTGGGGTGCTCACCCCGGACGAGGTCGCCGACCATATCGTCGGAGCGCTCGGCGACGACCGGTTCCTGATCCTTCCGCACCCCGAGGTGGCGGAGTACTACCTGCGGCGAGCATCGGATCCGGATCGGTGGCTGCGTGCGATGCGGCGAGTGCAGGATCGCATCGAGGTCGTCGCGGAAGAGGAGGAGAAGCGTCCGCTCCGGACGACCGGGTGAGCGGATGACACCTCCGGCGCGGTGACCGCTCCTGGTCGAGGTGTTCTGCGGAAGTCGGGTTGCCGGAACCGTGCGCGTCGATAGCGTGGTCGGCATGAGTGCTCTGCCGAGATCGTGGATGCAGTTGCGGCTCGCCGCGGGTGAGTACCGATTCCGGGAGAGCCTGTTCGCGCTGCCCGCGCTGGTCGTCGTCGCCGGAGCTGTGCTCGCCGAGGTGAGCGGCTACATCGATCGGACCTTCGGCCCCTTCCCGTGGGGCATGAAGATGAACAGCAACGCGGCGATCTGGCTGCTGAGCACCGTGGCGGGCGCCACGATCACCACCGCCGGCGTCGTCTTCTCGTTGACCGTCGTGAGCCTGCAGTTGGCGAGCAGCCAGTTCTCACCGCGGGTGATGCGGTCCTTCATCCGGGATCGGGTCAGCCAGACGGTGATCGGGATGCTGGTGGCGACCTTCGTCTACTGCGTGCTGACGCTGCGTCACATCGGCGCGGACGACGCCGCACCTGCCCCGACACTGTCGACGACCCTCGCGCTGGTCCTCGCGGTGTCGACCGTGGTGCTCATCATCGCCTATCTCAACCGGCTGGCCCACGGTCTGCAGGTCGGGGAGGTGGTGCGCAGCATCGCCTCGGAGGCCGAGAAGGTCATCTCGAACACGAGTCGGAGTGCGCACCGTGAGATCCACGTCGACCGGGCGCCGGAGCCGGATTTCGATGAGGGGGCGACGGTGCACGCCCCGCGCGACGGCTGGGTGACCCAGGCACCGGCCGAACTCGTTCTCGCCGTGGTACCGCCGGGCGCGGTGGTGCGGATGGAGACACGTCCCGGCGCGTACATCCACCGCGGGGAACCGTTGCTGCGGATCCATCCGAAGCCGGAGCGGACCGTGATCCTGCGGCGGCTCGAGGCGGCCGTGGAGATCTCGAACGTGCGCACCATGCAGCAGGACGTGGACTTCGCATTGCGGCAGCTCGTCGACATCGCGTTGCGCGCGCTGAGCCAGGCGATCAACGACCCGACGACCGCGACCGAAGTGGTGCTCCGGCTCGGCAGTCTGCTGCGCACCCTGCTGGTCACCGACAGTCCGGCGCCGGCGATCGAGGGTGCGGAGGGTCGGATCCTGCTGCGTCCGTGGATCCTGTCGCCCGACGAGTACATCGAGCACGCCTTCGAGCAGATCCGGCAGGCCGGTTCGGCGCAGTTGCACGTGGCGACGGCACTGGCCCGGGTGTTGCGCATGCTCATGGATCACCTTTCGACGGAGGGGCGCACCGAGTCGGTGCCGGCCTTGCAACACCAGTTGCGTCTGCTCGTCGACGCGGTGGTCGACCGGCCCGAGTTCCGTCCGGAGGACCTGGAACGGTTCCGCGCCGTCGCGGAGGGGTCCGCGGATCCTGCGGAGCATCGAACGGTCCGACCGACCGGGGTGTAGGACCGACGGGAGACGGCTATCCGACTGTCACAGGAAGCGGGCCGATCGGGAGGACGACGACATGGCGACCCACTTCTCCATCGGTGACCACGTCCGATGGAACTCCGAAGCCGGATACGTCGAGGGCGTGATCATCGCGAAACACACGAAGGACGTGGAGTTCAAGGGACGTACTCGGCGGTGCAGCGAGGACGAGCCGCAGTACGAGATCCGGAGCGACAAGACCGATCACGTCGCGATGCACAAGGGCAGTGCACTGAAGAAGATCTGACAGCGGTATTCGGGATCAGGTGATCAGCGCCTGTCCGACGCCGCACACCGCGACCGCCCACAGCACCGAGGTGGACGTGCCGATGATGAACTGTTCGGAGGCGTTCGGTTCGCGCAGTTCGGGATAGCGGGCGAGACCCTTCACCGCCATGATGACCGCGATCCCTTCGGGCCATCCGGCGAGGATGGAGGCGGTGACCGCTCCGCGTTCGAGCACGCCGATGACCCGTCCGCCGCGGAGCGGACCCGGGGGAGGGGTGGGCTCGGGACCGGCGTCGGGTTGCCTGCGCGCGATCCGGAACGCCACGAGAACCGCGGGTCCGCCTCCGGTGATCGCCGCCGTGGCGGTGAGGATGAGCGTGGCCGCGAGCGCGATGCCCTGAACCGGGGTGGTCGCGGTGGCGGCGAGCGCGGCCCCGGCGAGACCCGCGATGCTCAGCGACGCGGCCGGCCACAGCGGCAGGCTCGGACCCAGGGCGAGCGCGGGTGCGAGGGCGGCCACTGCCAGGCACACCAGTGAGAGGACGGTCAACGATCGGCCCTTTCCAGGAGTCGGCGTACGAGTTCACGTCCGGCGAGTTCGGCCTGCCATCCGGCGGTGGCGAGACGCTGGGACACCGCTTGCTTGCTGATGCCGAGACGCTCCGCTATCCGCGCCTGCGACAGACCCTGACGCGCGAGGTCGACCGCCTCGTGTCCCTGTTCGGTCCGGCGTAGGACGACGGTGGCGAGCAGGGTGAGCGCGGCGTCGACGTCGGCAGTGGCCTCGGTGTCGTCGCCTTCGGCCGCGACCTGCCCGGGTGCGTTCTTGGCGCGTTCGACGGCGATACGGGCGTGTTCGAAGGCGGGTCCACGACCGGCGCGTGTCTGTTCGGGGAGCGGGGTCTCCACCGGCCCGACCCCCACCCCGATGCTCCAGCGTTCACGCCGGAGGAGGTCGAGGACGAGATCGACGACGAGGGCGGGATCGTCCGCGACGGCCTGGACTTCGTCGCCCGCGGTGCGATCGAAGGGACGTACCAGCGGAACGTCCTGCAGGTCGGTGAGAAGGTCCGCCACACGGTCGATGTCTCGGCGGCTGCTCCGCTGGTCGACCGTCAATACGAACATGTGTCAAGTGTGAGGGCTTGATTTCCGATAATCAAGACCCTGAGCTTGACGATGATGTGCGGTGGGGGTCGCGTACAGGCTATCTGGCCGGTTCGTTCCCCGTCAGCTCGTGATGTGTGGTGATCGCGTCCACCGCATCGCCGTCGTATCTCATCCGTTTCGCGATGGTGAGGCGGAGTGTCGAGGGCAGGGCCGGGGCGAACTTCTTGAAGTAGGCGCAGAGCCATTCCTGGCGTCCGACGAGAAACGGGAAATCGGTCGTCATCATGTTGCGGGCGACCAGCATCGGTAAGGGGGCGTCGAGGGGATGGAAGTCGTGATTCCACAGTCCCGGCTGGGTGCAGCCCGGGTA
This window contains:
- a CDS encoding ABC transporter permease, translated to MAVMTLPTAEVGEAPPSVPRGPGNDAVRVVARRLGVVAFVALLCYLVVLPVVRLQATAFEDGAAGYDRAFGLPRIGQILWNTVGLAFGSLVIAMVLGTALAWAANRLPRRLAVLQILPILPIVIPAVAAIVGWAFLLSPRPGYLNAMLRNLPWWSHLEEGPIDIYSIQWIVIITGFSLSSFVYMFVRSGFENINSEMIEAAQVSGMPEWKVFFKITLPLLRPTLIYGAGVALLLGLGQFTGPLLLGTNTGVSVLTTEMYFQISDSPAQFATAAALGSPLLIVGIVVVFAQKAMLGNQRRFVTHGGKAFRSQGRPSKTGVAIILLFSLLSTVLPLLALVFVALSRYWSGTVNFSALTFENFRTIFSGTAVPAAVGNSVMFSLIAMAIVLPLGFVAANLIVRGTKYPVLRVVTDVLVSMPLGVPAVIFGAAFLLTYTQGPIVLYGTSWVVILVYVTLMLPFATRMQLSSMLALGETYLEASRVSGAGFVATNVKILLPLMRGSLGGTAALLFVLLTHEFTASLLVRASQTQVMGTILFEYWSNGGYPLVAAVALVMTGVTAVGVAAAMLVGGTDALSKM
- a CDS encoding DUF2945 domain-containing protein; translated protein: MATHFSIGDHVRWNSEAGYVEGVIIAKHTKDVEFKGRTRRCSEDEPQYEIRSDKTDHVAMHKGSALKKI
- a CDS encoding ABC transporter ATP-binding protein, giving the protein MSHVSIRQLLKNFDGKPPTVAVDHLDLEIEDGEFLVLLGPSGCGKTTTLRCLAGLEQPASGSITLGDEVVFDGARRVNLPPDKRFIGMVFQSYALWPHMTVRKNIAYPLKSRKLTDALADGRVEETAALVDCERLLDRLPAELSGGQQQRVALARGLVSHPDLVLFDEPLSNLDARLRDQVRAELHDLHQRKPFTAVFVTHDQSEALALGTRMAIMRAGRIVQIGPPREVFEEPVDEYVAGFTGMSNRVPCEYVDGRWYALGTEIHGMQPRAEASVGSFVLRLRPEKVRLVTDVADLLPGEAGMAVHIDDVEYGGLHFDVMCSVVGDGSVRRQLHARIQTFDTARMPRTVNRGATMIFAFDPLDARTFDTDGTALAMPRQALTGALVG
- a CDS encoding SatD family protein, which gives rise to MFVLTVDQRSSRRDIDRVADLLTDLQDVPLVRPFDRTAGDEVQAVADDPALVVDLVLDLLRRERWSIGVGVGPVETPLPEQTRAGRGPAFEHARIAVERAKNAPGQVAAEGDDTEATADVDAALTLLATVVLRRTEQGHEAVDLARQGLSQARIAERLGISKQAVSQRLATAGWQAELAGRELVRRLLERADR
- a CDS encoding SDR family oxidoreductase; the protein is MTYRTAPDHLRDAGVVVTGAGNGIGRALAHRLAQAGARVVVNDLDADACARVAEEIGGIAVPGDAAGEQGVAELVARSLAALGSVDVWFANAGVETGAAESEAAWQLSWEVNVMGHVRAARALLPEWLERGAGRFVVTASAAGLLTMLGSPAYSVSKHAAVAHAEWLSATYGDKGVIVQCVCPQGVATDLLPTDAAGRVIFESGVLTPDEVADHIVGALGDDRFLILPHPEVAEYYLRRASDPDRWLRAMRRVQDRIEVVAEEEEKRPLRTTG
- a CDS encoding DUF2254 domain-containing protein gives rise to the protein MSALPRSWMQLRLAAGEYRFRESLFALPALVVVAGAVLAEVSGYIDRTFGPFPWGMKMNSNAAIWLLSTVAGATITTAGVVFSLTVVSLQLASSQFSPRVMRSFIRDRVSQTVIGMLVATFVYCVLTLRHIGADDAAPAPTLSTTLALVLAVSTVVLIIAYLNRLAHGLQVGEVVRSIASEAEKVISNTSRSAHREIHVDRAPEPDFDEGATVHAPRDGWVTQAPAELVLAVVPPGAVVRMETRPGAYIHRGEPLLRIHPKPERTVILRRLEAAVEISNVRTMQQDVDFALRQLVDIALRALSQAINDPTTATEVVLRLGSLLRTLLVTDSPAPAIEGAEGRILLRPWILSPDEYIEHAFEQIRQAGSAQLHVATALARVLRMLMDHLSTEGRTESVPALQHQLRLLVDAVVDRPEFRPEDLERFRAVAEGSADPAEHRTVRPTGV